Sequence from the Sphingobacteriaceae bacterium GW460-11-11-14-LB5 genome:
AAACGGCATCACAGATTTCAGCTAACGAATCCGCATCGAACATGGTTCCGGTTGGGTTTAATGGCGAGCACAAAGCCAATAAAGTTGCGCCTTTTAAATGCGGTTTTAATTGCGCAGCTGTTGGCATAAAGTTATGTGCAGCATCGGTTTCTACCGCAATTGTTTTTGCTGAAGTTAAATGTGAGTAGTGGTTATTGTTCCAGGATGGTGCAGGGAAAACCACGGTATCTCCCGGATCGATCAAAGCCAGGTAAGTAGCATAAATTAATGGACGGGAGCCACCAGAAACTAAAATACTATTCGTGTTGTATTCCAGTCCAAATCTATCTTTTAATAATTCAGAAACGGTTTCTCTCAAAGGCAGAACACCATCAGCAGGAGGGTAATTGGTTTGATTAGCATTGTACGCCTCCACAATTCCGGCTTTTAGTTCAGTTGGGATTGGGTAAATGTTTGCATCAAAATCGCCTATGGTTAAGTTAGCAATTGAAGCGCCTTTGCGTTTCATTTCATTAACCTCGTTACCAATTTTTATAATTTCTGAGCCAATTAATGAACTGGCTAATACTGAAACTTTCATACTTATATATTGAATGCTAATGTTAGCAGATTTATAATGCTTTAATTATTTTTTGAAGTTCTTTCTTATCAATACTACTTTCTTCTGATTTATCGTAGAGGGTTAACATATTGATAATTGTACCATCGGGGGTAGTTGAAACTAAATAAGTTACTATCCTAAATCCTCCACTTTTACCTTTTCCCTTGCTTTTTACAGCAAGTCTAATTTTGTATAAACCTGCACCTAGATCAGTACCTTGCTGCGGATTTTCAAGAAGTTTTTCTTCGAGTTCGTAGAGATCTTCTACTAAAGAAAGATATTTCTTTTTATAGACTTTGGCTTTTTTTATAAAAACGTTTGAATAAATAACCTCATTAGCCATTAAATATCTCTTAAACTTAAAGGCTTCCGTTTTCCTTGCTGCATTTCCTTAATTTCTTTTAAAGCCTGAGCAATTTCAGAAGTTATCTGGCTTGTTGGTTCTGTTTTAACTTTAGCACCAATTTTGCTAAGGAATTCTTTTACAAAACCTGCGTCTTTATCCTTAATTTCTATTGTTAAAGTTGTCATAATTACAAATTTAGCAAAATTTATTTAACCAAATCTTCAATTGCTTTATTCACTTTTCCGAAACCAAATTGCGACAAAACAGCTTGCATTGCTGCAGAAATCTGCTCATTACACAGGTTGCCAATGCTTCCTTCATGTGTATGGTGTATTTGGCCAGAAGGTGCAAAACTGCCATTTTCTATCTGCTCGCCAACAATTTTATAAGCCTCTCTAAATGGGACACCTTGTAAAGCCAGATCGTTTACTACTTCAACGCTAAACAGGTAATCATATTTTTTATCTTTCAAAATATCATCCTTTATCGTGATATTCTGGAACATGAAAGTAGCGATCTCCAGACATTCGTTTAATGAAGTGATTGCCGGGAAAAGGTTTTCTTTTAGCAACTGTAAATCGCGGTGATAACCTGATGGCAAATTGGTAATCATCATGGCTATTTCATTCGGCAAAGCCTGAATTTTATTGCAGCGCGAGCGGATCAGCTCAAAAACATCAGGATTTTTTTTGTGCGGCATAATACTCGACCCTGTAGTCAGTTCTGCCGGAAAACTGATGAATCCGAAATTCTGATTGATGAACAAACAAACATCCATGGCCATTTTAGCTAAAGTTGCTGCAACCGCGCTCATGGCCTGTGCTAAAATCCTTTCGGTTTTGCCACGTCCCATTTGCGCGTAAACCACATTATAGTTTAAAGTTTCAAACCCAAGCAAATGGGTTGTTAAAGTTCTGTTTAAAGGGAATGAAGAACCATAACCAGCAGCGGAACCCAGTGGGTTTTTATTGCAGATTTTCCATGCAGCCAGCATCAGCTCCATATCATCTGCCAGACTTTCGGCATAAGCACCAAACCACAAGCCAAAAGATGATGGCATGGCAATCTGTAAATGTGTATAACCTGGAACTAATTTATCTTTGTGTGTATTGCTCAGTTCAATTAACTGGTTAAATAAGGTTGAAGTTTGGCCAACCATATCTTCAATGCAGGCCCTAAAGAAAAGTTTTAAGTCAACCAAAACCTGATCGTTACGCGAACGGCCACTGTGGATTTTTTTACCTGCTTCGCCAATGCGTTGAGTAAGCAACCACTCTACCTGCGAGTGCACATCTTCTACACTGTCTTCGATGGTGAAATTTCCAGCTTCAATTTCTGCATAAATATTTTTCAACTCGTGCTGAACGGTTTTTAGTTCTTCGGCGGTTAGCAAATTAATGGTTTCTAACATTTGAGTATGCGCCAAAGAGCCCAATACGTCAAACTTTGCCATTTGCAGATCCAGTTCACGGTCTTTTCCAACCGTAAAACTTTCTACAAACTGATTTACATCTATATTTTTTTGCCAGATTTTCATTGGGCGTTTATTATTATCCAGGGTTAAGATTTATTTAAGTTCCAAACAAGAAAACTCATTCTGCTTAATAAAATCAGTTATTAGATCTATTTTATTTATTAATGCTTGTGCAATTCCTATTGTTGTGTTATTACCAAACCGCAACCAGATTATTTTTGGCGGATGACTGTATAGATTTGAAAATTCATAAAAATCTGCATCGAAAGTAACAATAACATAATTGTTTCGACCTGCATACTCCCAGATTTCTTTATCTGATTTATTTTCCAGATTTAAACGCCGGATTTGGTCACAGTCTGGAAAATCATGCGCTAAAAGCTTTATAATTCTATGAGAAATATTTTGATCGAACAGCAACTTCACTAGGCCACTCTAATATTGTGTTCTCTATCAGCCGAATATGCCAGGCACGCAAATATTTCTTCTTCGCTAATTTCAGGAAAATCTTCAAGAATACCCTTAATCGTCATGCCATTGGCCAGCCAGCCCAACACATCATAAACTGCAATTCTTGTTCCTTTTATACAAGGCTTGCCGAAACGTTTATTTGCATCGATCTCTATGAAATTAGGATATGTTTTCATCACGTAAAGATAAACAATATTATAAGAATTTTGATTTAGCTTAGCCAATAACTACAGGTCGCAACATATTAACATATCCTTCAACACCCTCAGCTACTTCTCTAACATATAAAAATTCATCGGCCATATGCGAGCGGCCGGAAAAACCCGGACCACATTTTACTGATGGAATATCTAACAGCGCCTGATCAGAAGTAGTAGGCGAACCATAAGTCGTTTTGCCAAGTGCTACTCCGGCCTGAACAACCGGGTGATTTTTATCAATCGACGATGGTTTTAAACGGATCGAACGCGGGGTAACATCACAATCAACATTTGCCCTGATAATCTCTAATACTTCTTCATTGGTATAGGCATCGGTTACGCGTACATCAACCGTAAAGGTACAATTTGCCGGTACAACATTATGCTGCGAACCTGCATTGATAATAGTCACCGTCATTTTCAACGGACCGAAAACCTCCGATACTTTCGGGAACTGGTAATTTCTAAACCATTCAATATCTTTCAAGGCCTTATAAATGGCATTTTCTCCCTCTTCACGGGCAGCGTGCCCGGCTTTACCATGCGATACACAATCCAAAACTAACAAACCCCGTTCTGCAATGGCTAAATTCATTTCTGTAGGTTCGCCAACAATACCAAATTCAAGTTCACCTAAATCTGGCAAAACCAATTCCAAGCCATTGTTTCCGGAAATTTCTTCTTCTGCAGTGGCCGCCAAACAAATGTTATATTTTAAACCTTCCTGTTCGTAGTAGTATAAAAATGTGCCAATTAATGAGACTAAACAACCGCCGGCATCATTACTTCCCAAACCAAACAGTTTATCACCTTCAATTGCTGCATCATAAGGATCGCGGGTATAACCAGAATTTGGCTTAACGGTATCGTGATGTGAGTTTAAAAGCAATGTTGGTTTAGTGGCATCGAAGTGTTTGTTGTAAGCCCAAACGTTGTTCATTTTGCGTTGAGTCTTAATCCCTCTCTCCTCCAAAAACTGGGCGATTAAATTCGCAGTCCGATCTTCTTCTTTACTAAAAGACTGGATGCGGATCAACTGTCGCAATAAATCCAGACTTTCTTTTTGTATATTTTCTAATGACATATTATCAAGTAATTAGTATTAAGTATCAAGACTAAACCCGTCTTTAAACTTTCTACCTTTTATTTTGGCTTTCAGTTTTATGTTTGCAATTAAGACCTTATGCCCTAAACCCCTACACCTCTAACCCTCTTTAGTATACAAATTTCCCGCTTTTAAGGCCGAAAGTTTAATACCTTTTATCAACGAAGAGCTATAACCGTTGTGTTCCATTTCATTTAAACCTGCGATGGTACAACCTTTGGGCGAAGTTACCTTATCTATTTCTGATTCTGGGTGTGTTCCATGTAATAAAAGCAAATCGGCCGCTCCTTTAGCCGTTTGAACAGCCATTTTTAAAGCTTCATCCGCATGAAAACCAATTTCTACCCCACCTTGACTTGCAGCCCTAATTCCCCTTAAAAAGAAGGCAATACCACAGGCGCAAAGTGCCGTTGCCGAAGTCATTAAATCTTCGTTTATTTTAACTACCGAACCTACCGTTTCAAACATGCGGGTTACGTCTTCCAAATTTTGTGGCGAAGCGTTGTCGCTTGCAATGCAAGTCATCGATTGCCCTATTGCAATAGCCGTATTCGGCATTGCCCTGATAATTTGAACATTGCTATCCAGTTTTTCCCTAACCGCTGCGCAGCTTACACCTGAGATTACCGAAATAACCAAATGTTTGGCAGGATTTATGGCCGATTGGATTTCCTCTAAAACCACATTTAATTGCTGAGGCAAAACAGCTAAAATGATCACATCTGCATCAGCTGCTGCATCGGCATTATTCGCTGTAACCTTGTAGCGCTCTTGTGCAAACTTATATAAATTGGCTGTGTTGCGTCTGGTTAAGATAATGTTTTTGGTTGTGGTGTAATTGGCTTTAACCAATCCTTTTGCTAAAGATAAACCGATATTTCCGCTACCGATTATGGCTATTTTCTTCATGTGGTTCGTTTTATTTTATTTCAGTGGTTTAAACTGATTTATATTTCCTTTTGAAAAGCAATTCCAGCATTGCTATTAATGTTCAGTCCTGCTATTCGTTACAAGTC
This genomic interval carries:
- a CDS encoding pyrroline-5-carboxylate reductase, which produces MKKIAIIGSGNIGLSLAKGLVKANYTTTKNIILTRRNTANLYKFAQERYKVTANNADAAADADVIILAVLPQQLNVVLEEIQSAINPAKHLVISVISGVSCAAVREKLDSNVQIIRAMPNTAIAIGQSMTCIASDNASPQNLEDVTRMFETVGSVVKINEDLMTSATALCACGIAFFLRGIRAASQGGVEIGFHADEALKMAVQTAKGAADLLLLHGTHPESEIDKVTSPKGCTIAGLNEMEHNGYSSSLIKGIKLSALKAGNLYTKEG
- a CDS encoding acetylornithine deacetylase; the protein is MSLENIQKESLDLLRQLIRIQSFSKEEDRTANLIAQFLEERGIKTQRKMNNVWAYNKHFDATKPTLLLNSHHDTVKPNSGYTRDPYDAAIEGDKLFGLGSNDAGGCLVSLIGTFLYYYEQEGLKYNICLAATAEEEISGNNGLELVLPDLGELEFGIVGEPTEMNLAIAERGLLVLDCVSHGKAGHAAREEGENAIYKALKDIEWFRNYQFPKVSEVFGPLKMTVTIINAGSQHNVVPANCTFTVDVRVTDAYTNEEVLEIIRANVDCDVTPRSIRLKPSSIDKNHPVVQAGVALGKTTYGSPTTSDQALLDIPSVKCGPGFSGRSHMADEFLYVREVAEGVEGYVNMLRPVVIG
- a CDS encoding argininosuccinate lyase, yielding MKIWQKNIDVNQFVESFTVGKDRELDLQMAKFDVLGSLAHTQMLETINLLTAEELKTVQHELKNIYAEIEAGNFTIEDSVEDVHSQVEWLLTQRIGEAGKKIHSGRSRNDQVLVDLKLFFRACIEDMVGQTSTLFNQLIELSNTHKDKLVPGYTHLQIAMPSSFGLWFGAYAESLADDMELMLAAWKICNKNPLGSAAGYGSSFPLNRTLTTHLLGFETLNYNVVYAQMGRGKTERILAQAMSAVAATLAKMAMDVCLFINQNFGFISFPAELTTGSSIMPHKKNPDVFELIRSRCNKIQALPNEIAMMITNLPSGYHRDLQLLKENLFPAITSLNECLEIATFMFQNITIKDDILKDKKYDYLFSVEVVNDLALQGVPFREAYKIVGEQIENGSFAPSGQIHHTHEGSIGNLCNEQISAAMQAVLSQFGFGKVNKAIEDLVK